The following proteins are co-located in the Alkalibaculum bacchi genome:
- a CDS encoding ABC transporter ATP-binding protein — MIKKFAKYYRPHMKLFYLDFGCAFIMSLMDLLIPGLIALLIDDAIPNKNLDNLMYISFFILIIYALRYVLNYIVTYWGHVLGVRIESDMRSDLFHHIQKLSFSYFDNTKTGHIMSRLVNDLFDIAEFAHHGPEDIFIASVTLIGTFIIMVLNSWKLALITFSLVPVMIAFTILKNKKMRAAFRESKVRIADINAQIEDSISGIRVVQSFGNENYERDKFEVGNNDYKEIKEDSYKYMGEFHSGIGFFSNILNLVVIFFGGLFVYYDQISMGVFVQFMLYISIFLEPIKRIANLMETFQKAGAGFGRFIQVMNIHPDIVDAPKAKNMGKVKGEITFSNVGFKYNDSEQVLSNINLKIHQGETIALVGPSGAGKTTICSLIPRFYEVTSGKMAIDDMDIRDVTLKSLRENIGIVQQDVFLFAGTISENIRYGDIDATEEDVIRAAKLANAHEFISKLPNGYDTFTGERGVKLSGGQKQRISIARIFLKNPSILILDEATSALDNENERIIQESFELLSKSRTTLVIAHRLATVQNADRIIVLTDEGITEQGTHQELIDLEGVYKSLYDAQKLQ, encoded by the coding sequence TTGATTAAAAAATTTGCAAAGTACTATAGACCTCATATGAAGTTGTTTTATTTAGATTTTGGCTGTGCTTTTATAATGTCCTTAATGGACTTACTTATTCCTGGTTTAATTGCCTTATTAATTGATGATGCAATACCAAATAAAAATTTAGACAATCTCATGTACATATCCTTTTTTATCCTTATTATTTACGCTTTAAGGTATGTTTTAAATTATATTGTAACCTACTGGGGACACGTCCTTGGGGTTCGAATAGAATCGGATATGAGAAGTGATTTATTTCATCATATACAAAAATTATCCTTTAGTTATTTTGACAATACGAAAACAGGGCATATTATGTCTAGATTAGTCAATGATTTATTTGATATTGCTGAGTTTGCACACCACGGACCTGAGGATATATTTATAGCTTCAGTTACTTTAATTGGTACCTTTATTATTATGGTACTAAATAGCTGGAAGTTGGCCTTAATCACTTTTTCTTTAGTGCCTGTAATGATTGCTTTCACCATATTAAAAAATAAAAAGATGCGAGCTGCTTTTAGAGAGTCTAAAGTAAGAATAGCAGATATTAATGCGCAAATTGAAGACAGCATCTCAGGAATAAGAGTTGTTCAATCTTTTGGCAATGAGAATTATGAAAGAGATAAATTTGAAGTAGGAAATAATGATTATAAGGAAATCAAAGAAGACTCTTATAAATATATGGGGGAATTTCATTCAGGTATTGGATTCTTCTCTAATATATTAAATTTAGTGGTGATCTTTTTCGGTGGATTGTTCGTCTATTACGATCAAATCAGTATGGGTGTATTTGTTCAATTTATGTTGTACATTTCCATCTTCTTAGAGCCTATAAAGAGAATTGCAAACTTGATGGAGACTTTCCAAAAAGCTGGTGCAGGCTTTGGACGTTTTATACAAGTAATGAATATTCATCCTGATATTGTAGATGCTCCCAAGGCTAAAAACATGGGCAAGGTAAAAGGGGAAATTACATTCTCAAATGTAGGATTTAAGTATAATGATAGTGAACAAGTATTGTCAAATATCAATCTAAAGATTCATCAAGGTGAAACCATTGCTCTAGTAGGACCATCTGGAGCTGGAAAAACCACAATATGCAGCCTAATCCCCAGGTTCTATGAAGTTACAAGTGGAAAGATGGCAATAGATGATATGGATATTCGAGATGTAACTTTAAAAAGTTTAAGAGAAAATATTGGCATTGTCCAACAAGATGTATTTTTATTTGCTGGTACCATCAGTGAAAACATTCGATATGGAGATATTGATGCTACAGAAGAAGATGTCATTCGCGCTGCAAAACTTGCCAATGCACATGAGTTTATTTCAAAACTGCCTAATGGTTATGATACTTTTACAGGTGAAAGAGGCGTCAAATTGTCTGGTGGACAAAAGCAACGAATCTCTATTGCAAGGATCTTCTTAAAGAATCCATCAATTTTAATTCTAGATGAAGCTACATCTGCCTTAGATAATGAAAATGAACGCATAATACAAGAATCCTTTGAGCTATTATCTAAGAGTAGAACTACACTAGTAATCGCCCACAGATTAGCCACGGTACAAAATGCAGATCGAATCATCGTCCTAACCGACGAAGGAATCACCGAACAAGGCACCCATCAAGAATTAATCGATTTAGAAGGCGTGTATAAGTCTTTATATGATGCACAGAAACTACAGTAG
- the proB gene encoding glutamate 5-kinase: MSKLGVNQLRESITEAKRIVIKVGTSSITYQSGKINLRKMEELTRVISDLQNSGKEMVLVSSGAVGAGMGKIGISEKPKELPMKQAAAAVGQAVLMRLYEKFFNDYNQNIAQILLTRDVFSSKIKSNNAINTFDALFKMGIIPIVNENDTVSTSELEGDRIGDNDTLSAMVSGLTKADVLLILSDVEGLCDSNPSKNPQAKLITYVDQLNEEIYGFAGDSETEFGTGGMITKLNAAKLAAQRSIPTVLASSQNVNNIYEILEGKEIGTYISEDCLQNR, from the coding sequence ATGTCTAAACTAGGAGTGAATCAATTGAGAGAGAGTATTACCGAAGCGAAACGGATTGTTATAAAGGTTGGAACATCCTCTATCACCTATCAAAGTGGAAAGATTAATTTGAGAAAAATGGAAGAGCTCACAAGAGTGATTTCCGATTTGCAAAATAGCGGAAAGGAAATGGTACTCGTATCTTCTGGTGCTGTAGGAGCAGGTATGGGGAAAATAGGAATTAGTGAGAAACCAAAAGAACTCCCTATGAAACAAGCAGCAGCTGCAGTTGGCCAAGCAGTACTTATGCGATTATATGAAAAATTCTTTAATGATTACAATCAAAATATTGCACAAATCCTTTTAACTCGAGACGTATTTAGCAGCAAAATCAAATCAAACAATGCAATTAATACTTTTGATGCTTTATTTAAAATGGGAATCATACCTATTGTAAATGAAAATGATACGGTTTCGACAAGTGAATTAGAAGGGGATCGAATAGGGGATAATGATACTCTTTCGGCAATGGTTTCTGGTTTAACAAAAGCAGATGTTCTCCTTATTCTTTCAGATGTAGAAGGTTTGTGTGATTCTAATCCTTCGAAGAATCCACAAGCCAAGCTGATTACTTATGTCGATCAACTGAATGAAGAAATCTATGGCTTTGCTGGAGATTCTGAGACTGAATTTGGCACAGGAGGAATGATCACGAAGCTAAATGCTGCAAAACTTGCAGCCCAAAGATCTATTCCTACAGTGTTAGCGTCATCTCAAAATGTGAATAATATTTATGAGATATTAGAAGGCAAAGAAATTGGGACATATATTAGTGAAGATTGTCTTCAAAACAGATAA
- a CDS encoding dipeptidase, translating to MGIIDLHCDTIKKIYELQEESLYENSYSVDIKKLIHGKVDAQFFAMFLNKAWIEEQKLDIYKYTKEFYKVFVKELEENQEYIKLAKNDSDVKANREKGILSAFLTIEEGHFLEDKIERLEEFYELGLRLITLTWNYENCIGYPNSYDKNDMKKGLKNFGFQVVEKMNELGMIIDVSHLSDGGFYDCIKHSKKPVIASHSNARAITNVPRNLTDEMMSLLADKGGIMGLNFCPHFLGEGETSKVEDMIRHTKHIKNKAGIDVLALGTDFDGIDGELEISNIGEMNKLLIALDRAGFKTNEIEKISYLNAERIIEECLN from the coding sequence ATGGGAATCATCGATTTACATTGTGATACGATCAAAAAGATTTATGAGCTACAAGAAGAGAGTCTTTATGAAAACTCTTACTCTGTAGATATTAAGAAGTTAATTCATGGTAAGGTAGATGCTCAGTTCTTTGCTATGTTCTTAAATAAAGCTTGGATAGAAGAACAAAAGCTAGATATCTACAAATATACAAAAGAATTTTATAAGGTATTTGTTAAAGAATTGGAAGAAAATCAAGAATATATTAAACTAGCAAAAAACGATTCGGATGTAAAAGCCAATAGGGAAAAGGGAATACTATCCGCTTTTTTAACTATAGAAGAGGGGCATTTTTTAGAGGACAAAATAGAGAGATTAGAGGAATTTTATGAATTAGGTCTCCGACTGATTACACTTACTTGGAATTACGAAAATTGCATTGGGTATCCAAATTCTTATGATAAAAATGATATGAAAAAGGGTCTAAAGAATTTTGGGTTTCAGGTAGTAGAAAAGATGAATGAATTGGGAATGATTATCGATGTATCTCATTTGTCGGATGGCGGTTTTTACGATTGTATAAAGCACTCTAAAAAACCAGTTATTGCATCACATTCTAATGCAAGGGCCATTACCAATGTGCCTAGAAATTTGACAGACGAAATGATGAGTTTACTAGCGGATAAAGGCGGCATTATGGGCCTTAATTTTTGTCCCCATTTCTTAGGAGAAGGGGAAACAAGTAAAGTTGAGGATATGATTAGGCACACAAAACACATCAAAAACAAAGCGGGAATAGATGTATTGGCATTAGGGACAGATTTTGATGGAATAGATGGAGAGCTTGAAATTAGCAATATTGGTGAAATGAATAAACTTTTAATTGCTTTAGATCGTGCAGGATTTAAAACAAATGAAATTGAAAAAATTTCATATCTTAATGCTGAGAGGATTATAGAAGAATGTCTAAACTAG
- a CDS encoding zinc dependent phospholipase C family protein, whose protein sequence is MNLKSHIILANYISDILEDQIDIKIERDMLELGAVYPDCNLKKRVRIHNIKQVYHNYELQSENIINKNKNKWGVSFTLGMLSHYVCDSFCLAHNKRMRSIGDFRKHVRYENSLAEYIYDYQLKDDVREKVQENFFTSLNFDIYDFLGTKHSDYLNMENRDYQKQFVTDVEHAISCSAIVLCGFIFELEKADCPAVEVLHV, encoded by the coding sequence TTGAACTTAAAATCGCATATTATTTTAGCAAACTATATATCAGATATCTTAGAAGATCAAATTGATATAAAAATCGAAAGAGACATGTTGGAACTAGGTGCGGTATACCCAGACTGTAATCTTAAAAAAAGAGTCCGAATACATAATATAAAGCAAGTCTATCATAATTATGAACTACAATCAGAAAATATTATCAATAAGAATAAAAACAAATGGGGAGTCTCCTTTACATTAGGTATGTTATCTCATTATGTGTGTGATTCTTTTTGCTTGGCTCACAATAAGAGGATGCGAAGCATCGGTGATTTTAGAAAACACGTGAGATACGAAAATAGTTTAGCCGAGTACATATATGATTATCAATTAAAAGATGATGTAAGGGAAAAAGTTCAAGAAAACTTTTTTACAAGCCTAAATTTTGATATTTATGATTTTCTTGGAACAAAACATAGTGATTACTTAAATATGGAAAATAGAGACTATCAAAAGCAATTTGTGACAGATGTAGAGCATGCAATATCTTGTAGCGCTATTGTATTATGTGGATTTATTTTTGAATTAGAAAAAGCAGATTGCCCAGCAGTAGAAGTTTTGCATGTATAA
- the rlmD gene encoding 23S rRNA (uracil(1939)-C(5))-methyltransferase RlmD, producing MVKKGETIDITIDDIKFPNKGIAHIEGDKKITIKNAIPGQKLTVKVKKKRRDKMDAIVIEKLQSAPNEVNAPCPVFEECGGCTYQNLTYEDQLLLKKKFILDILKGFNIEEIYEGVEGSKNSYEYRNKMEFSFGDEYKDGPLTLGLHKRGSMYDIVNTDVCILVDEDFRDILKAVLSYAKKNNYSYYHKRTHLGLLRHLVLRKGIMTGEILVNFVTSSQGAIDEESLVDTILNLPLKGQIKGIIHTVNDSLADVVQEDSGKILYGQGFITDKLYDLSFKITPYSFFQTNTIGAMQLYSVVKDFVGTGKNKVLYDLYCGTGTIAQVLSPCADKVVGIELVEEAVIAARENAKLNGIENCEFLAGDVLEQVDTLTEKPDVIILDPPRDGIHPKAIWKILDFEPKSFIYVSCKPTSLARDLPFFLEKGYEIKRVKSVDMFPQTPHVETVVLLSR from the coding sequence ATGGTAAAAAAAGGAGAAACAATAGATATTACAATCGATGATATAAAATTCCCCAATAAAGGCATTGCCCATATTGAAGGAGATAAAAAAATCACAATTAAAAATGCAATACCTGGTCAAAAGCTTACAGTAAAAGTAAAAAAGAAGAGAAGAGATAAAATGGATGCAATTGTAATAGAAAAATTACAAAGTGCTCCTAATGAAGTAAATGCACCCTGCCCTGTCTTTGAAGAGTGCGGAGGCTGTACTTATCAAAACCTCACGTACGAAGATCAGTTATTACTAAAGAAAAAATTTATTTTAGATATATTAAAAGGTTTTAATATAGAAGAAATATACGAAGGAGTAGAAGGCTCAAAGAACTCCTATGAATACCGTAATAAAATGGAGTTCTCCTTTGGGGATGAATACAAAGATGGACCTTTGACCCTTGGCCTTCACAAGAGAGGCAGTATGTATGACATCGTAAACACTGATGTTTGCATATTAGTAGACGAAGATTTTCGAGACATTTTAAAAGCAGTCCTCTCTTATGCTAAAAAAAATAATTATTCTTACTATCACAAAAGAACCCACCTAGGCTTACTTCGTCATTTAGTTCTTCGAAAGGGCATTATGACAGGAGAAATCCTGGTAAACTTTGTAACCAGCTCCCAAGGGGCTATTGACGAGGAAAGCTTAGTTGATACCATACTGAATTTGCCTTTAAAAGGGCAAATTAAAGGCATTATACACACAGTAAATGATAGCTTAGCAGATGTAGTTCAAGAAGATAGTGGGAAAATCCTTTATGGACAAGGGTTTATTACAGATAAACTATATGATTTATCCTTTAAGATTACACCCTATTCCTTCTTTCAAACGAATACCATTGGGGCTATGCAATTGTATTCCGTGGTAAAAGACTTTGTGGGTACAGGCAAAAACAAGGTTCTTTACGACCTATACTGTGGCACGGGCACCATTGCCCAAGTACTATCCCCTTGTGCCGATAAAGTCGTAGGTATTGAATTGGTGGAAGAAGCCGTCATAGCCGCCAGAGAAAACGCCAAATTAAACGGTATTGAAAATTGCGAGTTTTTAGCAGGAGATGTTTTAGAACAAGTAGATACATTAACGGAAAAACCAGATGTAATTATCCTAGACCCACCAAGAGACGGTATCCACCCTAAGGCCATATGGAAGATCCTAGATTTTGAGCCGAAATCCTTTATCTACGTCTCCTGCAAACCTACTTCCCTAGCAAGGGATTTACCATTCTTTTTAGAAAAAGGCTATGAAATCAAACGAGTAAAATCCGTAGATATGTTCCCGCAGACACCACATGTAGAAACAGTTGTTCTGTTATCTAGGTAA
- a CDS encoding EamA family transporter, with product MDWSAQHPYKLLFVFFLNRASTSADCSICGYLEPLSVVLFSVLFLKEILQPIQVLGAILIIGGAVFAEGILKLKKYKITALRYLERPFFILPTQNKLRWQNY from the coding sequence ATGGATTGGTCTGCTCAACACCCGTATAAGTTGCTATTTGTATTTTTCCTCAATCGGGCGTCTACCAGTGCAGACTGTAGCATTTGTGGTTATTTAGAGCCTCTTTCAGTTGTTCTTTTTTCCGTCCTATTTTTAAAAGAAATACTGCAACCAATTCAAGTTCTTGGTGCAATATTAATTATCGGTGGTGCAGTATTTGCTGAAGGAATATTGAAACTAAAAAAATACAAAATAACAGCACTTCGTTATCTTGAGCGGCCTTTTTTTATTTTGCCAACGCAAAATAAATTACGTTGGCAAAACTACTAA
- the folP gene encoding dihydropteroate synthase, whose product MRKFKYLNKVLDTSRTIICGIVNVTPDSFSDGGKWYSFQNAVNRGVQLVEEGAGMLDIGGESTRPGSSPVSWQEELDRISPVIKELKKRVDVPISIDTWKSQVAKGAIEAGADIINDITGLRGDLNMAEVVAETKAGLILMNNPVTYRPDHPSSIIFPVFGEAKMNEEELGRYQGKTIEEQMMQFFYDSIEIAKKAGIEKEHIMLDPGIGFGLTRKENLQLLNRMDLLHKDDYTAFVGVSRKRFINNLLDEAGYDMEGEESKTHVLKDEGSAALTVLAASQGIEVLRVHNVRASKPAQIVADAVRLAELDTGGDLSAYQVVNFKNHYKK is encoded by the coding sequence ATGAGAAAATTTAAATATTTAAACAAAGTGCTCGATACATCAAGAACCATTATTTGCGGAATTGTAAATGTAACTCCAGACTCTTTTTCAGATGGAGGCAAGTGGTATAGCTTTCAAAATGCTGTAAACAGAGGAGTTCAGCTGGTTGAAGAAGGCGCTGGAATGCTTGATATTGGAGGAGAATCTACAAGACCAGGCTCAAGCCCAGTTTCTTGGCAAGAAGAACTTGATAGAATTTCTCCTGTTATTAAAGAGTTGAAAAAGAGGGTAGACGTGCCAATCTCCATCGATACCTGGAAATCACAAGTAGCTAAGGGGGCTATTGAAGCAGGGGCAGACATTATTAATGATATAACAGGTCTTAGAGGAGATTTAAATATGGCTGAAGTCGTTGCAGAAACAAAGGCAGGTCTTATCCTTATGAACAATCCAGTTACCTACAGGCCAGACCACCCTTCATCTATAATTTTCCCAGTTTTCGGCGAAGCGAAAATGAATGAAGAAGAGTTGGGTAGATATCAAGGTAAGACAATAGAAGAACAAATGATGCAATTTTTCTATGATTCAATTGAGATAGCAAAGAAGGCTGGCATCGAAAAAGAACACATCATGCTAGACCCAGGGATTGGCTTTGGTCTTACTAGGAAAGAAAACCTCCAGCTCTTAAATAGGATGGATCTTCTTCATAAAGACGACTACACAGCCTTTGTAGGAGTCTCTAGAAAAAGATTCATCAACAACCTCCTAGACGAAGCTGGCTATGATATGGAAGGGGAGGAGTCAAAAACACATGTCTTAAAAGATGAGGGATCTGCAGCCCTAACAGTTCTAGCCGCTTCCCAGGGGATAGAGGTTTTAAGAGTTCACAATGTAAGAGCCTCAAAGCCAGCTCAAATAGTAGCAGATGCAGTAAGACTAGCAGAACTCGACACAGGTGGAGATTTATCAGCCTATCAAGTAGTAAATTTTAAGAATCATTATAAAAAATAA
- a CDS encoding SLC13 family permease, translating to MQIKKRSLSIIAIVCAIYAALNPFDFTATQVILSTALIAGISLWATAAIDKSITSIALLSIFILVGKNAPTEIIGFIWSDTALLIMATSLLSVGITRTGLVEKLVGKILEKTGYKLNVLLVLPYILGIVLIFLIPQAFARSVILARFFYNILSDDKKYSKTKPVLLFNVFWAVSITYMLFSNGDIVLNQSAISFGGQMATAELYFGNWTPHMFVPTLILCVITFFLTKLIFRKELAEFDADMIVFSKQEKDIEGKKTGIPTILMLVVIFLWMTVGVHGISEWLVALVAVIIMYAIKILTKEDLKEINPRFIIFLTAAFSIGKVMGANGISQVIFDYLQAIIPPGDSPFFLLALALVTMVLHVLIGSAVATLSVVLPLFIPLGLASGYSVAVIVLLNYIVVNIHFLLPHHHANMMIGVGKGYYDDKIMFKNGIVMMPVTFLVLALLYIPWWNFIG from the coding sequence ATGCAGATTAAGAAAAGAAGTCTATCAATTATAGCCATAGTTTGTGCTATATACGCAGCTCTAAATCCGTTTGATTTTACAGCGACTCAGGTGATTTTAAGTACAGCCTTAATAGCTGGAATCTCTTTATGGGCAACTGCAGCAATCGACAAATCTATTACTAGTATTGCCCTTTTATCTATCTTTATTCTAGTTGGTAAAAACGCACCCACAGAAATTATAGGATTTATTTGGTCGGATACGGCTCTGCTTATTATGGCAACATCCCTACTTTCAGTTGGGATAACAAGGACAGGCCTTGTTGAAAAACTAGTTGGCAAGATACTAGAAAAAACAGGCTACAAGCTAAATGTCCTATTAGTGCTTCCTTATATTTTAGGAATTGTTTTAATTTTCCTAATTCCTCAAGCCTTTGCAAGGAGCGTAATACTAGCCAGATTCTTCTATAACATCTTGAGCGATGATAAGAAGTATTCTAAGACAAAGCCAGTCCTACTCTTTAATGTGTTTTGGGCGGTTTCAATAACATACATGCTCTTCTCAAATGGAGATATCGTTTTAAATCAATCAGCTATTAGCTTCGGAGGTCAGATGGCTACGGCAGAGCTTTATTTTGGAAACTGGACACCTCATATGTTTGTACCAACACTTATTTTATGTGTGATTACTTTCTTTCTTACAAAGCTTATCTTTAGGAAGGAACTTGCAGAATTTGATGCAGATATGATTGTTTTTTCTAAGCAGGAAAAAGATATAGAAGGAAAGAAAACAGGAATCCCAACAATTCTTATGCTGGTTGTAATCTTTCTTTGGATGACAGTAGGAGTCCACGGCATCTCTGAATGGCTTGTGGCCTTAGTGGCAGTAATTATTATGTATGCGATAAAGATTTTAACAAAGGAAGATCTAAAAGAAATCAATCCAAGGTTTATAATCTTCTTAACAGCAGCCTTTTCAATAGGAAAGGTAATGGGGGCTAATGGAATTTCTCAAGTAATCTTTGACTACCTACAAGCGATTATTCCGCCAGGAGATTCACCGTTCTTCCTACTAGCCTTGGCCCTAGTTACCATGGTTCTTCACGTGCTTATAGGTTCAGCCGTGGCTACGCTTTCAGTAGTCCTACCGCTTTTTATCCCACTCGGTCTTGCAAGTGGTTATAGTGTAGCAGTTATAGTACTATTAAATTATATTGTGGTAAACATCCACTTCTTACTTCCTCATCATCATGCTAATATGATGATAGGAGTAGGAAAGGGCTATTATGATGATAAGATTATGTTTAAAAATGGGATAGTCATGATGCCAGTTACATTTTTAGTCCTAGCACTTTTATATATACCATGGTGGAATTTTATTGGATAG
- a CDS encoding GGDEF domain-containing protein: MYKYKLHIIMIIILISFIFGACSAQRPEIKTMAESGVMDLTRVKLENSVVRLDGQWEFFWNQLIAPGKAETKSSNEYIQIPSSWNKYKGNEDQSGYGYATYRLQFITAENIKLGLKIPRMFTAYKLWVNGELIAIAGKVGENREIMTPQYIPQLALFESSQGVNEILIQVSNFHHRSGGMPKSINLGGEKQIIKLRDKSLAAELIIFGSLIYIGAYHLALFLFRKKNTSSLYFGLFCLLVGMRTLLVGERFFMYLFPNFSWEIAHKLQTLSFYFGVPLILLFFMSIYPQYFHARIIKIGQIIGAIFGFLVVLTPARIFTPFNPIYQMWTVFTIIYIIVALIKIWIRKEDGSWFITIGALVLLMSGANDIIFLNIWMNDNGPAFLKALIRTGSLSSVGQLVFAFANSLLLSKRFSDSLAREEILTAELTEINSNLDELVSQRTKDLEKSKEKIEQQKLELEKINKNLNQLSFKDCLTGIWNRRKYDETIEIEWRRCLRYKRPIALILLDIDYFKQFNDLYGHMAGDECLIKIGDTLKKSLSRSSDMAARYGGEEFIVLLPDSGKEEAIKIATMLRINIESIKIPHEKSSVSNYVTVSIGVTSTIPNNKSSYDDLFKVVDRALYQAKDAGRNQIKYLSQ; encoded by the coding sequence ATGTATAAATACAAGCTACATATTATCATGATAATAATATTAATATCATTCATTTTTGGAGCGTGTTCTGCTCAAAGACCTGAGATTAAAACTATGGCTGAATCAGGTGTTATGGACTTAACCCGAGTGAAACTTGAAAATAGTGTCGTTCGTTTAGATGGTCAATGGGAATTCTTCTGGAATCAACTCATAGCTCCCGGTAAAGCTGAAACCAAGTCATCAAACGAGTATATTCAGATTCCCAGTTCATGGAATAAATACAAAGGAAATGAAGATCAATCAGGTTATGGATATGCAACCTATCGACTGCAATTTATAACAGCAGAAAATATCAAATTAGGTTTAAAGATTCCAAGGATGTTTACAGCGTATAAACTCTGGGTAAATGGAGAACTGATTGCTATAGCTGGAAAGGTAGGTGAAAATAGGGAGATAATGACTCCCCAATACATTCCTCAATTAGCGTTATTCGAATCATCTCAGGGAGTAAATGAAATTTTAATTCAGGTTTCAAATTTTCATCATCGCAGTGGAGGAATGCCGAAGAGTATAAATCTTGGCGGTGAAAAGCAAATTATAAAGTTACGAGATAAGAGTTTAGCAGCAGAGTTAATCATATTTGGAAGTTTGATATACATAGGAGCATATCATTTAGCATTATTCCTTTTTAGGAAAAAGAACACTTCGTCGTTGTATTTTGGATTGTTTTGTCTTTTAGTAGGAATGAGGACTCTGCTAGTAGGAGAAAGATTTTTCATGTATTTATTTCCTAACTTTAGTTGGGAGATTGCTCATAAGTTACAGACGCTTTCATTCTATTTCGGAGTCCCGTTGATATTACTATTTTTTATGTCGATTTACCCTCAATATTTTCATGCTAGAATAATTAAAATTGGTCAAATTATTGGAGCTATTTTTGGATTTTTAGTTGTTCTAACACCTGCTAGAATTTTCACGCCTTTCAATCCTATATACCAGATGTGGACTGTGTTTACAATTATATATATAATAGTAGCGTTAATCAAAATATGGATTCGCAAAGAAGATGGCAGCTGGTTTATAACTATAGGTGCATTGGTCTTATTAATGAGCGGTGCAAATGATATTATATTTCTTAATATATGGATGAATGATAATGGACCTGCATTTTTAAAGGCTTTGATAAGAACAGGCAGCCTTAGTTCTGTTGGACAATTAGTTTTTGCTTTTGCAAATTCTTTATTATTATCAAAAAGGTTTTCAGATTCTTTGGCACGAGAGGAAATTTTAACTGCAGAACTGACTGAAATTAATTCCAATTTAGATGAATTAGTATCTCAACGGACTAAGGATTTAGAAAAGTCAAAGGAAAAAATTGAACAACAAAAGCTTGAATTAGAAAAGATAAATAAAAACCTGAATCAGCTTTCATTCAAAGATTGCTTAACAGGAATATGGAACAGAAGAAAATATGATGAAACCATAGAAATCGAATGGCGCCGATGTTTGAGATATAAAAGACCTATTGCATTAATACTACTGGATATTGATTACTTTAAGCAATTTAATGATTTATATGGACATATGGCAGGTGATGAGTGCCTGATTAAAATCGGAGACACTCTTAAAAAATCATTGTCCCGTTCATCCGACATGGCAGCCCGCTATGGTGGAGAGGAGTTTATTGTGCTCCTGCCTGATTCAGGGAAAGAAGAGGCAATAAAAATTGCTACTATGTTACGGATAAATATCGAGTCCATTAAAATTCCTCATGAGAAGTCTTCAGTAAGTAATTATGTAACTGTGAGTATAGGGGTTACTTCTACGATTCCGAATAACAAATCGTCATATGACGATTTGTTTAAGGTGGTAGACAGAGCTTTATACCAAGCGAAAGACGCAGGTAGAAATCAAATTAAGTATTTGTCTCAATAA